Within the Alteromonas sp. M12 genome, the region ACGAAGCTGTCATGCAGTTATCTGATGAAACTCTACAAGATCCGCAACATTTAAAGCTCAAAATAGATTTGCAGGAGCAAAAAGTTGAAAGCCCCCATGGTCTAAAATTTGAATTTGATATAGAGACGGGTAGCAAAGAAATGCTGCTAAATGGTTTAGACAGTATTGGCGTAACTCTACAACATGAAAAAGAAATTAGTGCATTTGAGCAGCAAGTACGCAAACAACATAGTTGGTTGTATTTGCAAAATTAGATGGGGTTAAGAGCAGGTAAGTCGCTTTAACTAAAAAAGTCAATCAACCTTAGTTGATTGACTTTTTTATTGCACTAGCGCTTTTATGCGGTCAAAGATTGCAGGTAAGTTATGATATCTGCCTCACTAACAACATCGCCATATTTTGCGTTCATGTCAAACAAGTTAGCCTTATGTGGATCTTCATGACGATCACCACAAGCTTCTTCTACTATTATCGGTATAAAGCCATGTGAACAAGCATCAACACAACTAGCACGTACGCAACCACTGGTTGTTAAGCCGGTTAATATCACGCTGTCTGCACCATAAGCCGCTAAGGTAGAACTTAAGGATGTACCAAAAAAAGCACTTGGGTATTGTTTGGATATAACCAACTCGTCTTCGGTAGGTTTCAATGTTCCTGCCCAAGCACCCATAGGCGAACCTTCTGTTAAATAGCGTAAAGGTTTAGCTTTCTTAAAAAAGGCTCCGCCGTTTACCCCAGATTTATGATAAACAACGTTTGTATAGATAACTAAAACGCCGGCTTTTCGAGCGGCTTCTAGAACCCGTTGCGCGGATGCTAACGCATCTTCAACATCGGCATACAGTTCGCAAGATTTATCATAATAGGCTTCTACAAAGTCAATCAGCAGTAACGCTGGTTTTTTACCATAGCCTACTTTGTTGCCGTATACATTTGCGTAATTTTGATCAATATCTTCACTAATAGTCATGTAATTACTCTTTCTCTACCTTGTTTATTTTGCCCATTTCTTTTCAAAAGCCCATACATCTTCGAATCCTATTAAAGAACAGAATTCGCTGAAGTCGTTGATTGGCACGCCTTCTGGTTCAGCGCTACCTTGTTCTTTCATTGCAATCAGCGATTTTTCTACTGCATTGGCTGCCGCTAAACTGGTTAATGAAGGGGCGATAGCAATGGCATATCCCACCTCTTTCATTTCTTCAACGGTCAAAATAGGCGTGAAGCCACCATTTGACATATTTGCAAACATTGGACCGCCAACTTCTTTACAAGCTCTACGCATTTCTTCTTTGGTTTCCAATGCTTCAACAAAAAGGACGTCTGCACCAGCCTCGTAATAGGCTTGAGCTCTGGCGATAGCAGCGTCTAGACCTTCGGCTTGACGGGCGTCTGTTCGAGCTATGATTAACATGTTTCTGTCAGTACGAGCGTCAACAGCAACCTTTATTTTTTCGACCATGTCAGCGCAAGGAACCACTTTGCGATTAGGCGTGTGACCGCATTTTTTTGGAAACTCTTGGTCTTCGATTTGGATGGCAGAAACGCCCGCTTCTTCGTAACCACGGACAGTGTGATGTACGTTTAAT harbors:
- a CDS encoding isochorismatase family protein yields the protein MTISEDIDQNYANVYGNKVGYGKKPALLLIDFVEAYYDKSCELYADVEDALASAQRVLEAARKAGVLVIYTNVVYHKSGVNGGAFFKKAKPLRYLTEGSPMGAWAGTLKPTEDELVISKQYPSAFFGTSLSSTLAAYGADSVILTGLTTSGCVRASCVDACSHGFIPIIVEEACGDRHEDPHKANLFDMNAKYGDVVSEADIITYLQSLTA
- a CDS encoding isocitrate lyase/PEP mutase family protein → MASPILREKLDKGEFIFAPGIQDMITAVVANKVGFEVVYGTGYWLTASAYGIADAGIVSYTQMVDRMRTLVKTSNAAVMADADTGFGGLLNVHHTVRGYEEAGVSAIQIEDQEFPKKCGHTPNRKVVPCADMVEKIKVAVDARTDRNMLIIARTDARQAEGLDAAIARAQAYYEAGADVLFVEALETKEEMRRACKEVGGPMFANMSNGGFTPILTVEEMKEVGYAIAIAPSLTSLAAANAVEKSLIAMKEQGSAEPEGVPINDFSEFCSLIGFEDVWAFEKKWAK